The following are from one region of the Fibrobacter sp. genome:
- a CDS encoding gamma carbonic anhydrase family protein translates to MSSIIEYKGKKPILGERVFVAEGARLIGDVEIGDDSSVFYNAVIRADLAEIRIGKRTNIQDNVSVHLATDAGVHIGDDVTIGHNAVVHACDIEDNVLIGMGAIVMDGALIRKNSVVAAGALVPQGKEYPEGSLIVGTPARVARQLTDEEIRKFHEGVLHYIEIKDELLSV, encoded by the coding sequence ATGTCTAGCATTATTGAATACAAGGGCAAAAAGCCCATCCTTGGCGAACGTGTGTTTGTTGCCGAAGGTGCCCGCCTCATTGGTGATGTGGAAATCGGTGACGATTCCTCCGTGTTCTACAATGCGGTAATTCGTGCTGACTTGGCTGAAATCCGTATTGGCAAGCGAACCAATATTCAGGACAACGTATCGGTACATTTGGCGACGGATGCCGGCGTTCATATTGGTGACGATGTGACCATTGGCCATAATGCCGTGGTTCATGCCTGCGATATTGAAGACAATGTCTTGATCGGTATGGGTGCAATCGTTATGGACGGAGCACTCATTCGCAAGAATTCTGTGGTGGCCGCAGGTGCCTTGGTGCCCCAGGGCAAGGAATATCCCGAGGGAAGCCTCATTGTTGGCACTCCCGCCAGGGTTGCCCGCCAACTTACCGACGAAGAAATTCGTAAATTTCATGAAGGTGTGCTGCACTACATTGAAATCAAGGATGAACTCCTAAGTGTATAA
- a CDS encoding diacylglycerol kinase has protein sequence MYKFVFLINPISGGAQGKVIYQFLPEIMASLNYSDDQWKAEFTVHEGMEEQIRGALASTETLIAVGGDGTVSAVLCQLMNSEYAKSVKIGLIPLGTGNDLARVLNLYKPYVDKGLLFLVRRLLQAEARPFDIWKVNDKIAFANYFSGGIDARIAHDFNRARSEGKFKSSSVVANKVQYVKSFFADRKYKLMPSKVSYVSRHGDTRHLDISGYRTVIVGNIPSFASGTNPFYKSDMADGLLEVVCVRNLAQFLLAFALGTVPVLGTLVKRWCLRTHKVKSLNFEFSDNEFLQLDGEDLSGKVGNQVKIDYACRVQILALGE, from the coding sequence GTGTATAAATTTGTTTTTCTCATAAACCCCATTAGCGGTGGAGCCCAAGGCAAGGTGATTTACCAGTTCTTGCCCGAGATCATGGCGTCGCTTAATTACAGCGATGACCAGTGGAAGGCTGAATTCACCGTTCACGAGGGAATGGAAGAACAAATTCGTGGTGCTTTGGCCAGTACCGAAACCCTAATCGCCGTAGGTGGCGACGGGACTGTTTCTGCTGTACTTTGCCAGTTGATGAATTCTGAATATGCCAAGTCCGTAAAGATTGGCCTGATTCCCTTGGGAACCGGTAACGATTTGGCCCGTGTTTTGAACTTGTACAAACCTTATGTGGATAAGGGGTTGCTGTTCCTGGTGCGTCGCTTGTTGCAGGCGGAGGCCCGCCCCTTTGACATCTGGAAGGTAAACGACAAGATTGCCTTTGCCAACTATTTCTCCGGCGGTATCGACGCTCGAATCGCTCATGACTTTAACCGCGCCCGCTCTGAAGGCAAGTTTAAGTCCAGCTCTGTGGTGGCAAATAAGGTTCAGTACGTCAAGAGCTTTTTTGCAGATCGTAAATACAAACTGATGCCGTCTAAGGTTTCTTATGTGAGCCGCCACGGCGACACCCGCCATCTGGATATTTCCGGATACCGCACCGTGATTGTGGGCAACATTCCCAGCTTTGCAAGCGGAACAAATCCTTTCTACAAGTCAGACATGGCCGATGGCCTGCTGGAGGTGGTTTGCGTTCGCAACTTGGCCCAGTTCCTGCTGGCATTTGCCCTAGGCACCGTGCCTGTGCTTGGAACTTTGGTGAAACGCTGGTGCCTCAGAACCCATAAGGTAAAGTCCCTGAATTTTGAATTTTCGGATAACGAATTTCTGCAGCTTGATGGTGAAGACCTGAGTGGAAAGGTTGGAAACCAGGTGAAGATTGATTACGCTTGCAGAGTCCAGATTCTTGCCCTGGGGGAATGA
- a CDS encoding acyl-CoA thioesterase yields the protein MEILMNENVNPEHHEQIFKVTPEMIDDNHHFNNVWSVKWIQDIAIAHSEKCGGTAYMRELGAGWMVHTQHVEYKNQAFLDDEIKGITWVDSCSRVVSVRRSRFERVSDGKVIFESETHWVLVDMKRGRPLAIPDKMKALYGV from the coding sequence ATGGAAATACTGATGAATGAAAACGTGAACCCTGAACATCATGAACAGATTTTCAAGGTCACTCCCGAAATGATCGACGACAACCACCATTTCAACAACGTGTGGTCCGTCAAGTGGATCCAGGATATCGCCATTGCCCATTCCGAAAAGTGTGGCGGAACCGCCTACATGCGCGAACTTGGTGCCGGCTGGATGGTCCATACCCAGCATGTGGAATACAAGAACCAGGCTTTCCTCGATGATGAAATCAAGGGAATCACCTGGGTGGATTCCTGCAGCCGTGTGGTATCTGTTCGTCGTAGCCGTTTTGAACGTGTTTCCGACGGCAAGGTAATTTTTGAATCTGAAACCCATTGGGTGCTGGTGGATATGAAACGTGGCCGCCCCTTGGCCATTCCCGACAAGATGAAAGCACTGTACGGTGTGTAA
- a CDS encoding carbohydrate-binding protein: LRADDDHWKEILDNHDWMVDTDEFLAWLKKTGSNAMFTVNFGSGTEQEAAAWVKHTNIDKKAGILYWEIGNEVYGNWHPYYEKYGKDGGTIYGKRARKFIEAMKKVDPTIKVAVLGVLDGEWNDNVLRETGDIADGIIVHHYPQHYGEENDFAMLSAPQDLVPIYSRLHKMVDKWTKHFNKDKKFELWLTEWNSVDFNPGPQTIALENGLFVADYLAMLATENVDNAQYWDIHNDITPEGGDYGYLTRSAEECMNCPRPSYWAFQMASDALRGKLLKTTISGDKESLLTTYYTENGKKKSLLVINKSPYSDYELKLDIPGFKGKAKMQTLDKTSEKLKAGFENDPAKKAKSVDLSKPVKVGKRTVNLIVVE, translated from the coding sequence CTCCGTGCTGATGACGACCACTGGAAGGAAATCCTCGACAACCACGACTGGATGGTCGATACCGACGAATTCCTCGCTTGGTTGAAGAAGACCGGCTCCAACGCTATGTTCACCGTGAACTTCGGTTCCGGCACCGAACAGGAAGCTGCTGCATGGGTTAAGCATACCAACATCGACAAGAAGGCCGGCATCCTTTACTGGGAAATCGGTAACGAAGTCTACGGTAACTGGCATCCGTACTATGAAAAGTATGGTAAGGACGGCGGTACCATCTATGGTAAGCGTGCTCGCAAGTTCATCGAAGCTATGAAGAAGGTTGACCCGACCATTAAGGTTGCTGTGCTCGGCGTTCTCGATGGCGAATGGAACGACAACGTTCTCCGTGAAACTGGCGACATTGCCGACGGTATCATTGTTCACCACTATCCGCAGCACTACGGTGAAGAAAACGACTTCGCTATGCTCTCCGCTCCGCAGGACCTCGTTCCTATCTACAGCCGTCTCCACAAGATGGTTGACAAGTGGACCAAGCATTTCAATAAGGACAAGAAGTTCGAACTCTGGCTCACCGAATGGAACTCTGTTGACTTCAACCCGGGTCCGCAGACCATCGCTCTCGAAAACGGTTTGTTCGTTGCTGATTACCTCGCTATGCTCGCAACTGAAAATGTTGACAACGCACAGTACTGGGATATCCATAACGACATCACTCCGGAAGGCGGTGACTACGGTTACCTGACCCGTTCTGCAGAAGAATGCATGAACTGCCCGCGTCCCAGCTACTGGGCATTCCAGATGGCTTCTGACGCTCTCCGCGGTAAGCTCCTCAAGACCACCATCTCTGGTGACAAGGAATCTCTCCTCACCACTTACTACACTGAAAATGGTAAGAAGAAGAGCCTCCTCGTGATCAACAAGAGCCCCTACAGCGATTACGAATTGAAGCTTGATATTCCGGGCTTCAAGGGCAAGGCTAAGATGCAGACTTTGGACAAGACCTCCGAAAAGCTGAAGGCTGGCTTCGAAAACGATCCGGCTAAGAAGGCTAAGTCTGTTGATCTGTCCAAGCCGGTCAAGGTCGGCAAGCGTACCGTCAACCTCATCGTTGTCGAATAA
- a CDS encoding UDP-3-O-acyl-N-acetylglucosamine deacetylase, with protein MTNAQHFEFESPSLSYKNAKVTVDVLERDPTHKPRVVWSVDGREVYRTDLCKIFSDLKFSAARTAIYSYDDESRAHAVGLNAGAIASPEHLAPVFLMWPGRRFNVNLVRAGQNVAEVPLMDGSAAPFFYGLRRAAGEPEEIVFYDAPVKAEWDLTTVGDNSRTFGHVRITPAETFEVEYVVDRSKARGDSCDLLSAASVSIYSPENLFQIFMARTFISAEEFEQAKVAGLLGGVDESCGMLLNSLDGAATSKDFRVANEPAMHKILDLIGDITFICPALPRVRIEITNGGHVSHRQIMERLIPYVSAGLFEKI; from the coding sequence ATGACTAACGCTCAGCATTTTGAATTTGAATCTCCGTCCTTGAGTTATAAGAATGCCAAGGTAACGGTGGATGTTCTGGAAAGAGATCCCACCCACAAGCCTCGCGTGGTTTGGAGTGTGGATGGTCGCGAAGTTTACCGCACAGATCTCTGCAAGATTTTTTCTGACCTGAAGTTTAGCGCTGCCCGTACGGCGATTTATTCCTACGACGATGAAAGTCGTGCCCATGCGGTGGGGCTGAATGCTGGCGCTATTGCCAGCCCGGAACATTTGGCTCCCGTATTCTTGATGTGGCCTGGCCGCAGGTTTAACGTGAACTTGGTTCGCGCTGGTCAGAACGTCGCGGAAGTTCCCCTGATGGATGGCTCTGCAGCGCCCTTCTTCTATGGCTTGCGTCGTGCTGCCGGTGAACCTGAAGAAATTGTTTTCTATGACGCTCCCGTGAAGGCTGAGTGGGATTTGACTACCGTCGGCGATAATTCCCGCACTTTTGGCCATGTCCGCATTACCCCGGCTGAAACTTTTGAAGTGGAATATGTGGTGGACCGCAGCAAGGCTCGTGGCGATTCCTGCGACTTGCTGTCCGCCGCTTCCGTTTCCATCTATTCCCCGGAAAACCTGTTCCAGATTTTCATGGCCCGCACGTTCATTTCTGCAGAAGAATTTGAACAAGCTAAGGTGGCCGGATTGCTGGGCGGGGTAGATGAATCCTGCGGAATGTTGCTGAATTCCCTGGACGGGGCTGCAACATCCAAGGATTTTCGTGTGGCAAACGAACCTGCCATGCATAAAATACTAGATTTAATTGGCGATATCACATTTATCTGTCCGGCTCTTCCCAGAGTCAGAATCGAAATCACTAATGGTGGGCATGTTTCTCACCGACAAATCATGGAGAGGTTAATTCCCTATGTCTCTGCTGGACTCTTTGAAAAAATCTGA
- a CDS encoding pyridoxamine kinase, with amino-acid sequence MNKRVLTIQDISCFGQCSSTVALPIVSACGIECAVLPSAVLSTHTGRFKGYTFRDLTDDLLPIRDHWVKEGIKFDAFYTGYLGSVRQVDIVREIMATTGNEGALRIIDPVLADAGKLYAGFDLNFVEAMKRLCGEADVLLPNISEASYLTGLPYTEEYDRAYIAELCKRLCALGTKCVVMTGIGFRDGYTGIAVYEDGELKHYEHKKVSMWCHGTGDIYASAITGCLMRGKTIMEAVKIAADFTLKAIENTVDVADEHWYGVRFETALPTLVNSLTE; translated from the coding sequence ATGAATAAGCGTGTTTTGACTATCCAGGATATTTCTTGTTTTGGCCAGTGTTCCTCCACGGTTGCTTTGCCTATTGTTTCCGCTTGCGGTATCGAATGTGCTGTACTTCCGTCGGCTGTGCTCTCCACCCATACAGGCCGTTTTAAGGGTTATACTTTTAGGGATTTGACCGACGACCTGTTGCCGATCCGTGATCATTGGGTAAAGGAAGGAATCAAGTTCGATGCCTTCTATACAGGCTATCTTGGAAGCGTTCGCCAGGTGGATATTGTCCGTGAGATTATGGCAACCACCGGCAATGAAGGCGCGCTCCGTATTATTGATCCGGTTCTCGCAGATGCGGGTAAGCTTTATGCCGGTTTCGACCTGAATTTCGTGGAAGCCATGAAGCGCCTCTGTGGTGAGGCCGATGTCCTTTTGCCCAATATTTCCGAGGCTAGCTACCTGACCGGTTTGCCCTATACCGAAGAATACGACCGTGCCTATATTGCAGAACTGTGCAAGCGTTTGTGCGCCCTGGGAACCAAGTGCGTCGTCATGACTGGCATTGGTTTCCGTGATGGTTATACGGGCATTGCTGTTTACGAAGACGGCGAACTGAAGCACTACGAACATAAGAAGGTTTCCATGTGGTGCCACGGGACGGGCGATATCTATGCATCTGCCATCACGGGCTGCCTAATGAGAGGGAAGACCATCATGGAAGCCGTAAAGATTGCAGCCGACTTCACCTTGAAGGCCATCGAAAATACAGTAGACGTCGCCGACGAGCATTGGTATGGCGTTCGATTTGAAACCGCCCTGCCCACGCTGGTAAATTCCTTGACTGAGTAG
- a CDS encoding virulence RhuM family protein, with protein sequence MENQLEKTPEKGEIIAYHTDGELHLEVRLENETVWLTQAQIAELFGTKRPAITKHLKNIYASQELDEHSTCSVLEHMGNASQQVYETKYYNLDAILSVGYRVNSKNATLFRRWANQVLKDHLLKGYSINQRLMLSEQRIDQQLVNHENHLQSHDNRLDALEKQVDFFVKLSTPPTEGAIPAKSWWSGYEFAAQLVRSAKQEIIIIDPYADDRTLRLLAKKSAGVKGFVYSARVTRTMKEEENLLNRQNPTVQVLNIRDVHDRFIIVDETVYHVGASINDLGKQLTAFSVLEFLTKEQLLEMIK encoded by the coding sequence ATGGAAAATCAACTGGAAAAAACGCCCGAAAAAGGTGAAATCATCGCCTACCACACCGATGGCGAGTTGCATCTTGAAGTCCGTCTCGAAAACGAAACCGTCTGGCTGACGCAGGCTCAAATTGCAGAGCTATTTGGCACAAAACGACCCGCAATTACAAAACACTTAAAAAACATCTACGCATCTCAGGAACTAGATGAACATAGCACATGTTCCGTTTTGGAACATATGGGTAACGCAAGCCAACAGGTTTACGAAACGAAATACTACAATCTTGATGCGATATTATCCGTCGGATATAGGGTAAATAGCAAAAATGCAACCCTTTTTCGTCGCTGGGCAAACCAAGTCCTTAAGGACCACCTTCTCAAAGGCTACAGTATAAACCAGCGCTTGATGCTTTCCGAGCAACGCATTGACCAGCAGCTAGTCAATCACGAGAACCATCTACAATCTCATGACAATCGGCTTGATGCTCTCGAAAAGCAAGTAGATTTCTTTGTCAAGCTAAGCACGCCTCCCACAGAAGGCGCAATTCCTGCGAAATCCTGGTGGAGCGGCTACGAATTCGCAGCCCAGCTCGTCCGTTCAGCAAAACAGGAAATCATTATCATCGATCCCTATGCAGACGACAGGACTCTACGACTCCTGGCAAAAAAGTCTGCAGGAGTAAAGGGATTTGTCTATTCTGCACGAGTCACCCGCACAATGAAAGAAGAAGAGAATCTATTAAACCGTCAAAACCCCACCGTACAGGTCCTGAATATTCGTGATGTACACGACCGTTTTATCATCGTAGATGAAACAGTCTATCATGTAGGTGCGTCCATCAACGACTTGGGCAAGCAACTGACGGCTTTTTCTGTTTTAGAGTTTTTGACGAAAGAGCAATTATTGGAGATGATAAAATAG
- a CDS encoding type II toxin-antitoxin system HicB family antitoxin — protein MIYACKIEKDKDMGYVASFPDLPNVNAFGASIGEALAMAKEAMDGAFECDLDLGLTFVYPKTEPNEKKGLYAVELSPKIEVAYKIFEARRGQTKTQVAKKAGISPQAYQRFETPKGSPSVETLYKIAAALGKRLEINFV, from the coding sequence ATGATTTACGCTTGTAAAATAGAGAAGGATAAGGACATGGGTTACGTTGCCAGTTTTCCGGACCTTCCCAATGTAAATGCTTTTGGGGCTTCTATAGGTGAAGCCTTGGCTATGGCAAAGGAAGCCATGGATGGTGCTTTTGAATGTGATTTGGATTTGGGGTTGACCTTTGTTTATCCAAAGACTGAACCCAATGAAAAGAAGGGCTTGTATGCGGTCGAGTTGTCGCCGAAGATAGAGGTCGCTTACAAAATCTTTGAAGCACGTCGTGGTCAGACCAAGACTCAGGTTGCAAAGAAGGCTGGTATATCTCCTCAAGCTTATCAACGCTTTGAAACGCCGAAAGGATCTCCATCGGTGGAAACGCTTTATAAAATTGCTGCAGCCCTTGGAAAGAGGTTGGAAATTAATTTTGTTTAG
- the glgB gene encoding 1,4-alpha-glucan branching protein GlgB, whose product MEWNDFTSLTSEDMQAIWNFGTKDPFSILGIHPLNTDKGVKTVIRTYQPQASYITGESCDGEFEFDFVKIGDTGFFEAILDKEYEPFFYNLNIRQGDGNEYTVTDPYAFLPVLSDFDRHLIASGTHYELYRKLGANLVEHQGFKGIHFAVWAPNAQAVSVIGNFNSWDGRRHQMRMLGSSGIWEIFIPNLGEGELYRFEIHGADGNLHVKVDPLAKLSEVRPATASITTHLDGYEWGDDLYMWTHTATKVFGSPMNIYEVHAGSWRRDPADPDRFLNWEELAETLIPYLKEMGYTHVEFLPLAEHPLDESWGYQVTGYYSPTSRYGTPDQFRKFVDLCHQNEIGVIIDWVPAHFPKDAHALGRFDGTACYEHADPRQGEHPHWGTYIFNLGRNEVKNFLIANAMYWLKEFHCDGLRVDAVASMLYLDYGKGPGEWVPNKDGGNINYETLEFLKHLNSVMGRLAPHGILIAEESTSFPSITRPPEQGGLGFHYKWNMGWMNDFLSYIQHEPIHRKYHHNSLTFSMVYAYSENFIQVFSHDEVVHGKGSMLGKMPGDNWQKFANLRLTYAFQYAHPGKKLNFMGNEFGQFREWCEKRSLDWHLVSWDSHGKILAMMKDLNHIYKDNAPFWEIDHYHTGFEWIWCDDADNSIVSFVRKDDHGNEILCVFNFTPVVRNDYRLGAPTAGKWKEIFNTDASIYGGSNVGNCGEVQTEQIPWQNRAQSMNVQVPPLGAVFFKLEK is encoded by the coding sequence ATGGAATGGAATGATTTTACCAGTTTGACGTCGGAAGACATGCAGGCTATTTGGAATTTCGGCACCAAGGATCCGTTTTCGATCCTAGGTATTCATCCGCTGAACACGGACAAGGGCGTTAAGACCGTTATCCGCACCTACCAGCCCCAGGCTTCCTATATCACCGGTGAATCCTGCGACGGTGAATTTGAATTTGACTTTGTTAAGATTGGCGACACCGGTTTCTTCGAAGCAATCCTGGACAAGGAATACGAACCGTTCTTCTACAACCTGAACATTCGTCAGGGCGATGGCAACGAATACACCGTTACCGACCCCTATGCATTCCTGCCGGTGCTTTCTGACTTTGACCGTCACCTGATTGCCAGCGGCACCCATTACGAACTTTACCGCAAGCTGGGCGCCAACCTGGTGGAACACCAGGGCTTCAAGGGCATCCACTTCGCCGTATGGGCTCCTAACGCACAGGCCGTATCCGTCATCGGTAACTTCAACAGCTGGGACGGCCGCCGCCACCAGATGCGCATGCTTGGCTCCAGCGGCATTTGGGAAATCTTTATCCCGAACCTGGGCGAAGGCGAACTTTACCGCTTCGAAATCCACGGCGCCGATGGCAACCTCCACGTAAAGGTGGACCCGCTGGCAAAGCTTTCTGAAGTGCGCCCGGCAACAGCCTCCATCACCACCCACCTGGATGGTTACGAATGGGGCGACGACCTGTACATGTGGACCCACACCGCAACCAAGGTGTTTGGCAGCCCCATGAACATCTACGAAGTCCACGCCGGCTCCTGGCGCCGCGACCCCGCAGATCCGGACCGTTTCTTGAACTGGGAAGAACTGGCAGAAACCCTCATTCCTTACCTGAAGGAAATGGGCTACACCCACGTGGAATTCCTGCCTCTGGCCGAACACCCGCTGGACGAATCCTGGGGTTACCAGGTCACCGGTTACTACTCCCCCACCAGCCGCTACGGCACTCCCGACCAGTTCCGCAAGTTCGTGGACCTTTGCCACCAGAACGAAATCGGCGTGATCATCGACTGGGTTCCCGCACACTTCCCCAAGGACGCCCACGCCCTTGGCCGCTTCGACGGTACCGCCTGCTATGAACACGCAGACCCCCGCCAGGGCGAACACCCCCACTGGGGCACCTACATCTTTAACCTGGGCCGCAACGAAGTCAAGAACTTCCTCATTGCAAATGCAATGTACTGGCTCAAGGAATTCCACTGCGACGGCCTCCGCGTCGACGCCGTTGCAAGTATGCTGTACCTTGACTACGGTAAGGGCCCCGGCGAATGGGTTCCCAACAAGGACGGCGGCAACATCAACTACGAAACTCTTGAATTCCTGAAGCACCTGAATTCTGTGATGGGCCGCCTGGCTCCCCACGGCATCCTCATTGCCGAAGAATCCACCAGCTTCCCCAGCATCACCCGTCCGCCAGAACAGGGCGGCCTGGGCTTCCACTACAAGTGGAACATGGGTTGGATGAACGACTTCCTCAGCTACATCCAGCACGAGCCCATTCATCGTAAGTATCACCACAACAGCCTCACCTTCAGCATGGTGTACGCCTACTCCGAAAACTTCATCCAGGTGTTCAGCCACGACGAAGTTGTTCACGGCAAGGGTTCCATGCTGGGCAAGATGCCTGGCGACAACTGGCAGAAGTTTGCAAACCTCCGTTTGACCTACGCCTTCCAGTACGCACATCCGGGCAAGAAGCTGAACTTCATGGGCAACGAATTCGGTCAGTTCCGTGAATGGTGCGAAAAGCGCTCCCTGGACTGGCACCTGGTCAGCTGGGATAGCCACGGCAAGATCCTCGCCATGATGAAGGACTTGAACCACATCTACAAGGACAACGCCCCCTTCTGGGAAATTGACCATTACCATACCGGTTTCGAATGGATCTGGTGCGATGACGCCGACAACTCCATCGTAAGCTTTGTCCGTAAGGATGACCACGGCAACGAAATCCTCTGCGTATTCAACTTCACTCCGGTGGTCCGCAACGACTACCGCCTGGGTGCACCTACCGCCGGTAAGTGGAAGGAAATCTTCAACACCGACGCAAGCATCTACGGTGGCTCCAACGTGGGCAACTGCGGCGAAGTCCAGACCGAACAGATCCCGTGGCAGAACCGCGCTCAGAGCATGAACGTACAGGTTCCACCCCTGGGCGCTGTGTTCTTCAAGTTGGAGAAGTAG